From Cannabis sativa cultivar Pink pepper isolate KNU-18-1 chromosome 8, ASM2916894v1, whole genome shotgun sequence, a single genomic window includes:
- the LOC133030515 gene encoding uncharacterized protein LOC133030515, which translates to FSTNRAPYFNGVDFPYWKIRMETYLQSIDYDLWHIVSSGPYVAKHVINGVEVIKTYEAYDENDKKMLSKNAKAKYALICGLDRDIFKNIEQASTAYDMWKMLEVTHQGTSAMKETKIQIYSTQYENFKMKSDETIANMYTRFTTITNGLNSLGKVLTQKDMVTKILRSLTKAYQGKVVAIQEAKDLSTLPLEELIGSLMNHEIFMSAQEEEEVLDSGCSKHMTGDPSRFSNFKSKESGFVTFGDNSKGKILGIGDIGNIYSPCIKNVLLVDNLKHNLLSISQLCDIGFRVVFESSKCSIENVSTNEVIFLGVRKDNVYVIDVDSFDSKNKCLTVMNDNSWLWHRRLGHASMDSISKLVRKDLVIGLPSIPFVKDKLCDACQFGKQIKTSFHSKKEISTTRPLQLLHIDLFGPSRIASLGGKYYAFVIVDDFSRFTWVIFLTLKSDVLENFVKFCKNVQNEKGYSITSVRSDHGGEFDNDALELFCEDHGFNHNFSAPRTPQQNGVVERKNRTIQEMARSMLNEISLPKYFWAEAVNTSCYILNRVFIRPNMNKTPYELWKGRKPNIGYFKVFGCKCYILNTKDNLGKFDAKSDVGIFIGYSTHSKAYRIYNKRTNVVEESIHVAFDETNPPTSKSLDDDVVGLGDEVQNLEIGETSNAPSQTPKEEPPVEKENESQGMNSNLPHEWKFKSAHPIDQILGDPSQARLESIRMLLAFACHKNFILYQMDVKSAFLNGYIMEEVYVSQPPGFQNHKYPNHVYKLKKALYGLKQAPRAWYERLSTFLISNGFSMGKADNTLFIKRKSKDIIIVQIYVDDIIFGATNDALCEEFSKCMHSEFEMSMMGELNFFLGLQIKQQKDGIFIGQTKYIKDLLQKFDLANAKSMNTPMSTSIKMDKDESGKNVDITKYRGMIGSLLYLTASRPDILFSVGLCARYQSCPKESHLSAVKRIFRYLIGTMNLGLWYPKNSNFEIISYSDADFDGCKTDRKSTSGTCHFLGNSLVSWFSKKQNSVALSTTEAEYIAAGSCCAQILWMKQTLKDFDIDFECTPIKCDNTSAINLSKNPILHSRAKHIDIRHHFLRDHIQRGDIMLDFVSTEFQLADIFTKPLSDERFSFIRRELGMTNLDEI; encoded by the exons tttagcacaaatagagcaccatacttcaatggagtagattttccttattggaaaattagaatggaaacttaccttcaatctattgactatgatttgtggcatattgtgtctagtggtccttatgttgctaaacatgtcataaatggtgttgaagtaattaagacttatgaagcatatgatgaaaatgataagaaaatgctttctaaaaatgctaaagctaaatatgctcttatatgtggtttggatagagatatttttaaaaatattgaacaagcctctaccgcttatgatatgtggaaaatgcttgaagttactcatcaaggaactagtgctatgaaggaaactaaaattcaaatttattccactcaatatgagaactttaagatgaaatcggatgaaaccattgctaatatgtatactcgcttcactacaattactaatggtttgaactctcttggcaaggtacttactcaaaaggatatggtgaccaagattttgagaagtctcaccaaggcttatcaaggaaaggtggttgccattcaagaagccaaggatctctcaacacttcccttggaagaactaattggctcactcatgaaccatgaaattttcatgagtgctcaagaagaagaggaagtt ttggatagtggatgttcaaagcatatgaccggtgatccatcaagattttcaaactttaaaagcaaggaaagtggctttgtcacttttggagacaattcaaaaggaaaaatcttgggcattggtgatatcggtaacatatactctccatgtattaaaaatgtgcttcttgttgataatcttaaacataacttgcttagtattagtcaattatgtgatataggttttcgtgttgtgtttgaatcctcaaaatgctccattgaaaatgtttcaaccaatgaagttattttccttggagtaaggaaggataatgtgtatgttattgatgttgattcttttgatagtaaaaataaatgtttaaccgttatgaatgataattcttggttgtggcatagaagattaggacatgctagtatggattctatttcaaaattggttagaaaagatcttgttattggtttgccatctattccgtttgttaaagataaactttgtgatgcatgccaatttggaaaacaaattaaaacatcttttcattccaagaaagaaatttcaactactagacctttgcaattgcttcatattgatttatttggtccttctagaattgctagtcttggtggtaaatactatgcatttgtaattgttgatgatttttcaagatttacttgggttattttcttgactcttaaaagtgatgttttggaaaactttgtcaaattttgtaaaaatgtgcaaaatgaaaaaggatattctattacctccgttaggagtgaccatggtggtgagtttgacaatgatgccttagaattgttttgtgaagatcatggttttaaccataacttttcggcaccaagaactccacaacaaaatggagttgtcgaaaggaagaatagaacaattcaagaaatggctaggtcaatgctaaatgaaatttcattaccaaaatatttttgggccgaggccgtcaatacttcttgttatattttgaatcgtgttttcattaggcccaacatgaataaaaccccttatgagctttggaaaggaagaaaacccaacattggctattttaaagtttttgggtgcaaatgttacattttaaacaccaaggacaaccttggaaaatttgatgctaaatccgatgttggaatttttatagggtattcaacacatagtaaagcttatagaatttataacaaaagaactaatgttgttgaagaatctattcatgttgcttttgatgagactaacccgcctacgagcaaaagtttagatgatgatgttgtaggtttgggagatgaagttcaaaatctcgaaataggagagacttccaatgctccttcacaaactcccaaagaggaaccacccgtggaaaaggaaaatgaaagccaaggtatgaactctaaccttccacatgagtggaaattcaaaagtgctcatcctatagaccaaattctaggtgatccttctcaag caagacttgagtccattagaatgttgttagcttttgcatgccacaagaattttatcttgtatcaaatggatgtaaaaagcgcattcttaaatgggtacattatggaagaggtttatgtctctcaaccacccggttttcaaaatcataaataccctaaccatgtttacaaattgaaaaaggctttatatggtttaaagcaagctcctagagcttggtatgaaagattaagcacttttcttatttcaaatggtttttcaatgggtaaagcggataatacactttttataaaaagaaaatctaaagacattattatagtacaaatttatgttgatgatattatttttggtgctactaatgatgctctttgtgaagaattttctaagtgtatgcatagtgagtttgagatgagcatgatgggagaactcaatttttttcttggacttcaaatcaagcaacaaaaggatggcatattcataggtcaaactaagtacattaaggatcttcttcaaaagtttgacttggcaaatgcaaagtccatgaatacacccatgagcacatccataaagatggacaaagatgaaagcggtaagaatgtagacatcaccaagtatcgaggtatgattggctctttattatatttaaccgctagtagaccggatattttgtttagtgttggtctttgtgctaggtaccaatcttgtcctaaagaatcccacttgagtgccgttaagagaatatttagatacttgataggcacaatgaatctaggactttggtaccccaagaactcaaactttgaaataattagctactcggatgccgactttgacggttgtaagacggatagaaaaagtactagtggaacttgtcactttctaggaaattccttagtgtcatggtttagcaagaaacaaaactcggtagctctatccacaaccgaagccgaatatatagccgcgggtagttgttgtgcacaaatactttggatgaaacaaactcttaaggattttgatattgattttgaatgtacacccataaagtgtgataacactagtgccattaacctctctaagaatccaatattgcattctagagccaagcatattgacataaggcaccacttccttagagatcatatccaaagaggtgatattatgctagactttgtaagcaccgaattccaattagcggatatattcaccaagcctcttagtgatgagagatttagtttcattagaagagagctaggaATGACCAACTTAgatgaaatataa